The following proteins are encoded in a genomic region of Microcoleus sp. FACHB-68:
- a CDS encoding restriction endonuclease subunit S yields MMELKKLHKSWNLVKLEALCEKDTGTRDPSLESDKSFIYVDISSVDNVTKRIINSQSLLGKDAPSRARKVIHTNDVIVSTTRPNLNAVALVPPDLNEQICSTGFCVLRANSDLDPNYLFAFVQSTRFVDSLTNLVSGALYPAVNDEQVRTQLIPLPPLLSEQKALASRFKRQMEETERMRRIAERQLEAAKAIRDSILREAFTDLEIQEIPIVTIDEVTSLVIDGPHATPTYVKQGIPFVTVQNIRNRKLSFDNLQYISPQDHEEFTRRGKAEIGDILMTKDGTLGIPCLVDDAREFSFFVSVALIKPIRDRIDSEYFFYALDSPLVQSRIDEQSAGAGLKHIVLEEIKALEIPLPETKEDQIEFAQSLRCRIEKLAPIIATAEKQLEAINALPKAYLREVFGIFEPPELDERPDIDDEAEEWEEEDKQED; encoded by the coding sequence ATGATGGAATTGAAAAAACTTCACAAAAGTTGGAACTTGGTGAAACTAGAGGCATTATGTGAAAAAGATACCGGCACTAGAGATCCTAGCTTGGAATCAGACAAATCTTTTATCTACGTTGATATATCCAGCGTTGATAATGTAACTAAACGCATTATTAATTCTCAAAGTTTACTAGGAAAAGATGCACCAAGTCGAGCTCGTAAAGTAATTCATACAAATGATGTTATTGTTTCGACTACTAGACCGAATCTAAATGCAGTTGCATTAGTGCCGCCTGATTTAAATGAGCAAATATGCAGCACAGGTTTTTGTGTACTGCGTGCTAACAGTGATTTAGATCCCAACTATCTATTTGCTTTTGTTCAGAGTACAAGGTTTGTAGATAGTTTGACTAATCTAGTATCTGGCGCACTATATCCAGCAGTTAATGATGAACAAGTTCGTACGCAACTGATTCCTTTACCCCCCCTCTTGTCAGAACAGAAAGCGCTCGCATCTCGTTTTAAGCGTCAAATGGAAGAAACAGAGCGAATGCGGCGAATCGCAGAACGTCAATTAGAAGCAGCTAAGGCAATACGGGATTCTATACTTCGTGAAGCATTTACTGATTTAGAAATACAAGAAATTCCCATAGTTACGATTGATGAAGTTACATCGTTAGTTATTGATGGCCCTCATGCTACACCTACTTATGTAAAGCAAGGAATACCTTTTGTTACTGTACAAAATATTCGAAATAGAAAGTTATCTTTTGACAACCTCCAATATATTTCGCCTCAAGACCATGAAGAGTTTACCCGTCGTGGAAAAGCAGAAATTGGTGATATCTTAATGACAAAAGATGGAACTTTAGGTATCCCTTGTTTAGTGGATGATGCCCGCGAGTTTAGTTTCTTTGTAAGTGTTGCTTTAATTAAGCCAATAAGAGATCGGATAGACAGCGAATATTTTTTTTACGCTCTTGATAGCCCCTTGGTTCAAAGTCGCATTGATGAACAGTCAGCAGGCGCAGGTCTTAAGCATATTGTTTTAGAAGAGATAAAAGCGCTAGAAATCCCTCTACCAGAGACTAAAGAAGATCAAATTGAATTCGCCCAAAGCCTCAGATGCCGTATAGAAAAATTAGCTCCGATTATTGCTACTGCTGAAAAACAATTAGAAGCAATCAATGCCTTACCCAAAGCATACCTACGCGAAGTCTTTGGCATATTTGAGCCACCGGAACTAGACGAACGGCCAGATATAGATGACGAGGCTGAAGAATGGGAGGAAGAAGATAAGCAGGAAGATTAA
- a CDS encoding N-6 DNA methylase, whose protein sequence is MAKNKKSTNAKGRVITTQAQMDKAIWSICNLLRRDKCKGARLYVPELTWMLFLKALDVAEQKEKIKAVTLGTEFSASIKEPYRWGDWVVGDKRKELQTGAIGSVLKFVNEELFPYLKSLDDIDKNPTPTGQQRVIAEIFRNKEKTIISSETNLMDVLDEVEKLSQAELSDKHIFPISQALEGLLLRMGDRKNDGGQFFTPREIIRVIIKAVNPQIGKTVYDPACGTGGFLIEAFKYIMAQKPTGTQIKTLKTETFWGREDAPEAIPICLANMVLHGIELPRIWHGNTLTGIATYGELFEGAPAQFDYIFTNPPFGSKEGEAAQQNFKYQCNKAQVLFMQHIIDGLIDHLKDGGTCGMVIDEGLLFHTKTDAFTQTKRKLLSDCNLWCIVSLPPGVFVNAGANVKTDLLFFTKGKQTDKIWYYDITMTATLEDRKVGKKTPLLAEHFDDFFARLALDPNDPGRESERSWTIDFTKRKREAKAKSDTLKQEAEEFNQKIKQHRETLKAMKKAGQENTQQYQDLDETIKELDKEVRELLAKAKAIHDAVYNIKATNPNAPDRTDKRTPEELIAIIEESQKEIMAGLEALRMI, encoded by the coding sequence ATGGCAAAAAATAAAAAATCAACTAATGCTAAGGGGCGTGTTATTACAACCCAGGCCCAAATGGATAAAGCGATTTGGAGTATCTGCAATCTTTTACGCCGTGACAAGTGCAAAGGCGCTCGGCTTTATGTACCTGAACTGACCTGGATGCTATTTCTGAAAGCCCTAGATGTCGCTGAACAAAAAGAGAAAATAAAAGCAGTAACGCTCGGAACAGAATTTTCTGCCAGTATTAAAGAGCCTTACCGTTGGGGAGATTGGGTGGTTGGTGATAAACGTAAAGAATTACAAACAGGGGCAATAGGTTCAGTGCTGAAATTTGTTAACGAAGAACTATTCCCCTATTTAAAAAGCTTAGATGACATTGATAAAAATCCCACCCCAACTGGGCAACAGCGAGTTATCGCTGAGATATTCCGCAACAAAGAAAAAACGATTATTTCTAGTGAAACAAACCTCATGGATGTACTCGATGAGGTAGAAAAATTGTCACAAGCCGAATTGAGCGATAAACATATATTTCCGATCTCCCAAGCATTAGAGGGATTATTGCTTCGGATGGGGGACAGAAAAAATGACGGTGGACAATTTTTTACTCCTCGCGAAATCATCCGTGTCATTATTAAGGCAGTAAATCCTCAAATCGGTAAAACAGTTTACGATCCTGCTTGTGGTACAGGTGGATTTTTAATTGAAGCCTTCAAGTATATAATGGCTCAAAAGCCCACGGGTACGCAGATTAAAACTCTGAAAACTGAAACATTTTGGGGAAGAGAAGATGCCCCAGAAGCTATCCCTATTTGTTTAGCAAACATGGTATTACACGGCATAGAATTACCCCGAATTTGGCACGGCAACACTTTAACGGGAATTGCTACCTACGGAGAGTTATTTGAGGGCGCACCTGCTCAGTTTGATTATATCTTCACTAATCCCCCTTTCGGCAGTAAAGAAGGCGAAGCAGCACAGCAAAACTTTAAATATCAGTGCAATAAAGCCCAAGTTCTTTTCATGCAGCATATTATAGATGGTTTAATTGACCATCTCAAAGATGGTGGGACTTGCGGCATGGTAATTGACGAAGGGCTATTATTTCACACCAAAACTGATGCGTTTACCCAAACCAAACGCAAACTGCTAAGTGATTGTAATTTATGGTGTATTGTCAGTTTACCTCCTGGTGTCTTTGTGAACGCAGGAGCCAATGTCAAGACAGATTTACTATTTTTTACCAAGGGTAAACAAACCGATAAAATATGGTATTACGATATAACCATGACAGCAACTTTAGAAGACCGTAAAGTTGGTAAAAAAACACCACTTTTAGCAGAACATTTCGATGATTTCTTTGCCCGATTAGCCTTAGATCCAAACGATCCAGGGCGTGAAAGTGAGCGAAGTTGGACAATAGACTTTACTAAAAGAAAGCGGGAAGCGAAAGCTAAATCTGATACCCTCAAGCAGGAAGCAGAGGAGTTTAATCAAAAAATTAAGCAACATCGGGAAACTCTTAAAGCAATGAAAAAAGCTGGACAAGAGAATACCCAGCAGTATCAAGACCTTGACGAAACAATTAAAGAACTAGACAAAGAAGTAAGAGAATTACTAGCTAAAGCCAAAGCGATCCATGATGCAGTCTATAACATTAAGGCTACTAATCCTAATGCACCAGATCGGACGGATAAGCGAACACCGGAAGAACTTATCGCAATTATTGAGGAAAGCCAAAAGGAAATCATGGCAGGCTTAGAGGCGCTACGAATGATTTAA
- a CDS encoding Rieske 2Fe-2S domain-containing protein: MLTEAQVSVNQPNEFLAGGTDPTRFDCKEAWYPVHYVEDLDKTKPNKFTLLGQDLVLWWDTQANCWRAFEDQCPHRLAPLSEGRIAEDGLLECPYHGWAFQGDGACERIPQALTGTAPEQSKRACVQSLPTAVRQGLLFVYPGQPDNAPKVAVPIIEPLEESPDGWICLNTFRDLPYDALTLLENVLDASHVPFTHHESVGNRANAAPVELEVRSSSKQGFTGLWEEGPRKGTLGQQHTRFIAPNLMWHDLTSKQFGRTMTVVYATPIRKGECRVFARFPFKFSSKLPAFFIKLTPRWYSHIGQNNILEDDQIFLHFQERYLEAKGGSEHFNKAFYLPTKADAFVSQLRQWVNVFAAEPFPGESLSPPLSTEVLLDRYHSHTVNCSSCRGALANLKRIRLIVAFLGIILWAILPLLNHASVFLNLLPVTAALAWWGLGKLERRFYEGRAVPPRNLPQKK; encoded by the coding sequence ATGCTGACCGAAGCGCAAGTCTCAGTCAACCAGCCGAATGAATTTCTTGCCGGCGGCACTGACCCGACTCGATTTGACTGCAAGGAAGCCTGGTATCCTGTCCATTATGTTGAAGATTTAGACAAGACTAAGCCCAATAAGTTTACCCTGCTCGGTCAAGACCTGGTGTTGTGGTGGGACACTCAAGCTAACTGCTGGCGAGCTTTTGAGGATCAATGTCCCCATCGGTTAGCGCCGCTTTCTGAAGGGAGAATTGCTGAAGATGGATTGCTGGAATGTCCCTATCACGGCTGGGCATTTCAAGGGGATGGTGCGTGTGAGCGTATTCCGCAAGCGCTGACTGGGACAGCACCAGAACAATCAAAACGGGCTTGTGTCCAATCGTTGCCGACTGCGGTGCGCCAAGGATTGCTGTTTGTGTATCCGGGTCAACCGGACAATGCGCCAAAAGTTGCAGTCCCAATTATTGAACCGCTTGAGGAATCGCCTGACGGATGGATTTGCCTCAACACATTTCGGGATCTGCCCTATGATGCGCTGACACTACTGGAAAATGTGCTGGATGCCAGTCATGTGCCATTTACGCACCATGAATCAGTCGGCAACCGCGCCAATGCTGCGCCGGTTGAGTTAGAAGTGCGCTCATCAAGTAAGCAAGGTTTCACCGGCTTGTGGGAAGAAGGCCCACGCAAAGGCACATTAGGGCAGCAACACACTCGCTTTATTGCTCCCAATTTAATGTGGCATGACCTGACCTCAAAGCAGTTTGGCAGAACCATGACCGTGGTTTATGCTACACCGATTCGTAAGGGTGAGTGTCGGGTGTTTGCTCGGTTTCCCTTTAAGTTTTCCTCCAAACTTCCCGCCTTTTTTATCAAACTAACCCCGCGCTGGTATTCCCACATTGGGCAAAATAACATCTTAGAAGATGACCAAATCTTTTTGCATTTCCAAGAGCGTTATTTAGAAGCCAAGGGGGGTAGTGAACACTTTAACAAGGCGTTTTATTTGCCTACGAAAGCAGATGCCTTTGTCTCACAATTACGTCAATGGGTGAACGTGTTTGCAGCTGAGCCTTTTCCTGGTGAATCGTTGTCGCCGCCGCTATCTACTGAAGTGTTGCTTGACCGCTACCATTCTCATACGGTGAATTGTTCGAGCTGCCGTGGTGCGCTTGCCAACTTGAAGCGAATTCGATTGATTGTGGCATTCTTAGGCATAATTTTGTGGGCGATTCTGCCGTTATTGAATCATGCTTCTGTGTTCCTAAATTTGCTGCCGGTTACTGCGGCATTGGCATGGTGGGGGTTAGGCAAGTTAGAGCGCCGGTTTTATGAGGGTCGTGCTGTACCACCGCGAAATCTACCCCAGAAGAAGTGA
- the arfB gene encoding alternative ribosome rescue aminoacyl-tRNA hydrolase ArfB — MLQISNTVSVPEPEIEMSAVRSQGAGGQNVNKVSTAIHLRFDIMASSLPEPYKERLLKLNDQRITKEGVIVIKAQEHRSQEQNKEEALQRLQELIKRAVALPKPRRKGKPTRSSQRKRLDSKTKRAQLKTMRGKVTDEREHD, encoded by the coding sequence ATGCTGCAAATTTCTAACACCGTGAGCGTCCCGGAACCTGAGATTGAGATGAGTGCAGTGCGCTCTCAGGGTGCCGGTGGACAAAACGTGAACAAGGTATCAACCGCCATTCACCTGCGCTTTGACATCATGGCGTCCTCATTGCCCGAACCCTACAAAGAGCGACTGTTGAAGCTAAATGACCAGCGCATTACCAAGGAAGGGGTAATAGTAATCAAAGCTCAAGAACACCGTAGCCAAGAGCAAAACAAAGAAGAAGCGTTGCAACGGCTGCAAGAGTTGATTAAACGAGCAGTGGCATTACCCAAACCCCGCAGAAAGGGCAAACCAACTCGCAGTTCTCAAAGGAAACGTCTCGATAGCAAAACTAAGCGAGCACAGTTGAAGACGATGAGGGGAAAAGTCACGGATGAACGAGAGCATGACTAG
- a CDS encoding nitrate transporter, whose amino-acid sequence MSLAILASVQLETQWRLPSAILASLQLLFWGYIPAVILGVPIAILIGKNRLSYHIFRRLFQIPGTIPSIVLLPLALLAFKQTQIAIIFISFISALLQIIIHTSMGVRQFQQNSNSLGVSYIFTGLRLGIRVAWFAVIAAEMLAGTRGIGFSIWEAYKLKKVSDLIVAILYLSITSFLLDQLLELGGYVASQLFPEEQKEDSGD is encoded by the coding sequence ATGTCTTTGGCAATTTTAGCCAGCGTGCAACTAGAGACACAGTGGCGTTTACCTTCGGCAATTTTAGCCAGCCTACAGCTATTGTTTTGGGGTTATATTCCTGCTGTTATTTTGGGAGTTCCCATTGCCATTTTGATTGGAAAGAACCGCTTGTCTTATCATATATTTAGGCGACTCTTTCAAATACCCGGCACCATCCCTTCTATTGTTTTATTGCCCCTCGCCCTCCTTGCCTTCAAACAAACGCAGATTGCGATTATTTTTATCAGTTTTATCAGCGCTCTTTTACAGATTATTATTCATACTTCAATGGGGGTACGACAGTTTCAACAAAATTCTAATAGCTTGGGTGTTTCTTATATTTTTACAGGTTTAAGGTTGGGGATTCGGGTAGCATGGTTTGCCGTGATTGCTGCGGAAATGCTGGCCGGCACTAGAGGAATCGGCTTTTCAATCTGGGAGGCTTATAAGCTTAAGAAAGTTAGCGATTTAATTGTGGCAATTCTTTATCTCAGCATTACCAGCTTCTTGCTCGATCAGCTTTTAGAATTGGGAGGATATGTTGCTTCTCAGCTTTTCCCTGAAGAGCAAAAAGAAGATTCGGGTGATTAG
- a CDS encoding M23 family metallopeptidase, producing MKGMGLARLRRLLFVAGLSVFAVVALGSQPDPIRAQAGEPQQVATGSTWQGASFPVENFQDYTSAFGPRGYGDFHYGLDLAAPQGSYIRNWWAGVVVEVIDDGRCGTGLVIQSGPWEHVYCHLEGQVAKANGRNYLIDRAGGLQIWHGQQILAGARIGRVGMSGRTSGPHLHWGLRYSNQWIDPAIVLRAMYGQQRASVSSRTQE from the coding sequence ATGAAGGGAATGGGTTTAGCGCGTCTGAGACGCTTATTGTTCGTGGCCGGTTTAAGTGTGTTCGCTGTAGTTGCCTTAGGCTCTCAGCCCGATCCAATCAGAGCGCAAGCCGGTGAACCACAGCAAGTTGCCACCGGCAGCACTTGGCAAGGTGCATCCTTTCCTGTAGAAAATTTTCAAGATTATACCTCTGCCTTTGGCCCACGGGGATATGGAGATTTTCACTACGGACTTGACCTCGCTGCCCCACAAGGCAGCTATATCCGTAACTGGTGGGCCGGCGTCGTTGTAGAAGTCATTGATGATGGTCGATGTGGCACCGGCCTTGTCATTCAATCTGGCCCCTGGGAACACGTCTACTGCCACCTGGAAGGTCAAGTCGCCAAAGCCAACGGTCGGAATTATCTCATTGATCGCGCCGGCGGACTGCAAATTTGGCACGGCCAACAGATCCTAGCCGGTGCCCGGATAGGACGGGTTGGTATGAGCGGTCGTACGAGCGGCCCGCACTTGCACTGGGGGCTGAGATACTCCAACCAGTGGATAGACCCAGCCATTGTCCTACGGGCAATGTACGGCCAGCAAAGAGCCTCAGTTTCCAGCAGAACCCAAGAATAG
- the ftsH gene encoding ATP-dependent zinc metalloprotease FtsH produces MLREPARRLGSLAAGWLMVQGLLLATPSLAAAERLTLSYSQLLQKINAGEVTKVEIDPAQEIAKVQLKDSKQKEYEVHLLEKYPEIYQAIREKNKLNEDIQLDLQPSTDHSAAVGLVANLLLIMLLIGGLMMILRRSSQAGSQAMNFGKTRARFQMEAKTGVMFNDVAGIEEAKEELQEVVTFLKKPERFTAVGAKIPKGVLLVGPPGTGKTMLAKAIAGEAGVPFFSMSGSEFVEMFVGVGASRVRDLFKKAKENAPCLVFIDEIDAVGRQRGAGIGGGNDEREQTLNQLLTEMDGFEGNTGIIIIAATNRPDVLDAALLRPGRFDRQVTVDLPGYNGRLGILEVHARNKKLAPEVSLDAIARRTPGFSGADLANLLNEAAILTARRRKEAIGSLEVDDAIDRITIGLTLTPLLDSKKKRLIAYHEVGHALLMTLLKNSDPLNKVTIIPRSGGIGGFAQQVFNEEMVDSGLYSRAWLRDRITIALGGRAAEEVVFGDAEITVGASNDIRVVADLAREMVTRYGMSELGPLALESPNNNEVFLGRDWMARSDYSEEVAIKIDQQVRMIALRCYHEACRLIGENRTLMDRLVELLLDEETIEGDEFRKIVSEFTQLPEHQMASSHSA; encoded by the coding sequence ATGCTGCGTGAGCCGGCACGCCGCCTTGGCTCTCTCGCTGCTGGTTGGTTGATGGTGCAGGGGTTATTGTTGGCAACGCCGAGTCTGGCGGCGGCAGAGCGTTTAACGCTCAGTTACAGCCAGCTGTTGCAGAAAATAAATGCCGGTGAAGTCACAAAAGTTGAGATTGATCCCGCTCAAGAAATTGCCAAAGTCCAGTTGAAGGACTCGAAGCAAAAAGAGTATGAAGTGCATTTATTGGAGAAATACCCAGAGATTTATCAAGCAATTCGCGAAAAAAACAAGCTTAACGAGGATATTCAACTCGATCTGCAGCCCTCTACAGATCACAGCGCGGCAGTGGGGCTGGTTGCCAATTTACTGCTGATTATGCTGTTAATTGGGGGATTGATGATGATCTTGCGCCGGTCGAGCCAAGCCGGCAGCCAAGCGATGAATTTTGGCAAAACTCGCGCGCGGTTCCAGATGGAAGCCAAAACCGGCGTGATGTTTAATGACGTGGCCGGTATTGAAGAAGCGAAAGAAGAACTTCAAGAAGTTGTCACGTTTTTGAAGAAGCCAGAACGCTTCACAGCCGTGGGTGCGAAGATTCCCAAAGGCGTGCTGTTGGTTGGCCCTCCCGGAACCGGCAAAACCATGCTAGCCAAGGCAATTGCTGGGGAAGCCGGTGTGCCGTTCTTCAGTATGTCGGGTTCGGAATTTGTCGAGATGTTCGTTGGGGTGGGTGCCTCACGGGTACGAGATTTATTCAAAAAAGCGAAGGAAAACGCTCCCTGCCTAGTATTCATCGATGAAATTGACGCAGTAGGCCGGCAGCGGGGTGCCGGAATTGGTGGCGGCAACGATGAACGGGAGCAAACCCTGAATCAGTTGCTCACCGAAATGGACGGGTTTGAGGGGAACACCGGCATTATTATTATTGCCGCAACCAACCGTCCTGACGTGCTTGATGCTGCCTTGCTGCGTCCAGGCCGGTTTGACCGGCAGGTAACGGTTGATTTACCCGGTTACAATGGCCGGTTGGGGATTTTAGAGGTTCACGCCCGCAATAAGAAGCTGGCACCGGAAGTGTCACTCGACGCGATCGCGCGGCGCACACCCGGTTTTTCCGGGGCGGATTTGGCCAATTTACTCAACGAAGCGGCGATTTTGACAGCCCGCCGGCGCAAAGAAGCGATTGGGTCATTGGAAGTTGACGATGCCATTGATCGCATCACCATTGGACTCACCCTAACGCCGTTGCTCGACAGCAAGAAAAAGCGCTTGATTGCCTATCATGAAGTGGGCCACGCTCTGCTGATGACACTGCTGAAGAACTCTGATCCGTTGAATAAAGTCACCATTATTCCCCGTTCAGGCGGGATTGGCGGTTTTGCCCAACAGGTTTTTAATGAAGAGATGGTGGATAGCGGTCTTTACAGTCGGGCTTGGCTGAGAGATCGAATCACTATTGCCTTGGGCGGTCGGGCGGCTGAGGAAGTCGTGTTTGGCGATGCGGAAATCACGGTGGGTGCCAGCAATGATATCCGGGTGGTGGCCGATTTAGCGCGGGAAATGGTCACACGCTACGGGATGTCTGAGTTGGGTCCCCTGGCTTTAGAAAGTCCGAACAATAATGAAGTGTTTTTGGGTCGAGACTGGATGGCACGCTCTGATTATTCAGAGGAGGTGGCGATTAAAATCGATCAGCAAGTTCGGATGATTGCGCTTCGCTGTTATCACGAAGCTTGCCGGCTGATCGGCGAAAACCGCACCCTGATGGATCGCCTGGTGGAGCTCCTGTTAGACGAGGAAACCATTGAGGGCGATGAGTTCCGCAAAATTGTTAGTGAATTCACACAACTGCCGGAGCATCAGATGGCCTCAAGCCATTCGGCGTGA
- a CDS encoding NADPH-dependent FMN reductase, which produces MVKIVGIAGSLRPQSYSHLALQAASRRITALGAQMEILDLRQMQLPFCSGEKEYPDYPDVDKLRNAVSRADGLILSTPEYHGSASGVIKNALDLMSFDQLSDKVTGLISVLGGQSNSNALNDLRVIMRWVHAWVIPEQIAIGQAWTAFGKDGKIVDEKLSQRFDQFAESLVNNTAKLRNVA; this is translated from the coding sequence ATGGTGAAAATTGTTGGAATTGCTGGAAGTTTGCGCCCTCAGTCCTACAGTCACCTCGCACTGCAAGCCGCAAGCCGGCGGATAACCGCACTCGGCGCACAGATGGAAATCCTTGATTTGCGCCAGATGCAGTTGCCATTTTGCAGCGGCGAAAAAGAATATCCGGATTACCCAGATGTTGACAAACTTCGCAATGCCGTAAGCCGTGCGGACGGACTGATTTTATCGACTCCGGAATACCACGGCAGCGCCAGCGGTGTGATTAAAAACGCCCTGGATCTGATGAGCTTCGATCAGCTCTCTGATAAAGTTACAGGTTTGATTAGCGTTTTGGGGGGTCAGTCTAACAGCAACGCCCTCAATGACTTGAGAGTAATTATGCGTTGGGTACACGCCTGGGTAATTCCCGAACAAATCGCCATCGGTCAAGCCTGGACAGCGTTTGGCAAAGACGGCAAGATTGTGGATGAAAAACTTTCCCAGCGCTTTGATCAATTTGCTGAAAGTTTGGTAAATAATACCGCCAAACTCCGAAACGTTGCTTGA
- a CDS encoding ferrochelatase yields the protein MVATPEKLHAHPPDSAAGNDRVAVLLMGYGEVESYEDFANYNEQALNLLTAKFAPVPTWIYPPLAKLLAIFDRHEWGHTHHDFISPHNAIFERQRAGIEHELQHRWGESVRVFKAFNFCAPFLPSQVLAEIKAEGFDKLLIYPLLVVDSIFTSGIAVEQVNKALAELADGDEHWVKGMRYIPSFYNEPAYIDLLAQLVEEKIAAELADKYLPSQIGIILMNHGCPHKAKGFTSGIAESEAMYELVREKLMYRYPLISVGWLNHDTPLIEWTQPNADQAAGNLIDLGAKAIVMMPIGFATENHETLLDVDHIIHSLQRRHPDVTYVQMACVNDSPEFLKMAAEWAVPQIEALLSEQALSVNPQMALPALHTHEHHEHHEHHDHHDHAHDGAHHHHHH from the coding sequence GTGGTTGCCACCCCTGAAAAACTGCACGCACACCCCCCTGACTCGGCTGCCGGTAATGATCGGGTTGCCGTCTTGCTAATGGGCTATGGCGAGGTTGAAAGTTACGAAGATTTCGCCAACTACAACGAACAGGCGCTCAATCTCCTCACGGCTAAATTTGCGCCGGTTCCGACTTGGATCTACCCGCCCTTAGCAAAACTGCTGGCGATTTTTGACCGGCACGAGTGGGGACACACTCATCACGATTTTATTTCACCGCATAATGCGATTTTTGAGCGGCAACGTGCCGGTATTGAACACGAACTGCAACACCGCTGGGGTGAGTCGGTACGTGTGTTTAAAGCGTTTAACTTCTGCGCCCCTTTTCTGCCGTCTCAAGTTCTGGCAGAAATAAAGGCGGAAGGTTTCGACAAGCTGCTGATTTACCCGCTGTTAGTGGTGGATTCTATCTTCACCAGCGGTATTGCCGTCGAGCAAGTCAACAAAGCCTTGGCTGAACTTGCGGATGGGGATGAACACTGGGTGAAGGGAATGCGCTATATTCCCTCTTTCTATAATGAGCCGGCTTATATCGATTTGCTCGCTCAGTTGGTTGAGGAGAAAATTGCCGCTGAATTGGCTGATAAATATCTGCCTTCTCAAATTGGCATCATCTTGATGAACCACGGCTGTCCCCACAAGGCGAAGGGATTTACCTCTGGGATCGCTGAAAGTGAGGCGATGTACGAACTGGTGCGCGAAAAGCTGATGTATCGCTATCCGTTAATTTCTGTGGGCTGGCTCAACCATGACACGCCGTTGATTGAGTGGACTCAGCCGAATGCAGATCAAGCTGCCGGCAATTTGATTGATTTGGGTGCCAAAGCAATTGTGATGATGCCGATTGGCTTTGCAACGGAAAATCACGAAACGCTGCTAGATGTGGATCACATCATTCACTCGCTGCAACGCCGGCATCCAGATGTGACTTATGTGCAAATGGCTTGCGTGAACGATAGTCCTGAGTTTCTCAAGATGGCGGCTGAGTGGGCGGTTCCCCAAATTGAAGCGCTTCTCTCAGAACAAGCGTTATCTGTCAATCCCCAGATGGCGTTGCCGGCGCTTCACACTCACGAGCATCACGAGCACCACGAGCATCACGACCATCACGACCACGCTCACGATGGCGCTCATCACCACCATCATCATTAA